From Klebsiella electrica, the proteins below share one genomic window:
- the tcyL gene encoding cystine ABC transporter permease, producing the protein MQESIQLVIDSAPFLLKGAVFTLQLSIGGMFFGLVLGFILALMRMSPLWPVKWLARMYISIFRGTPLIAQLFMIYYGLPQFGIELDPIPAAMIGLSLNTAAYAAETLRAAIASIDKGQWEAAASIGMTPWQTLRRAILPQAARVALPPLSNSFISLVKDTSLAATIQVPELFRQAQLITSRTLEVFTMYLAASLIYWVMATVLSSLQNYFENQLNRQERDPK; encoded by the coding sequence ATGCAAGAGAGTATCCAACTGGTTATTGATTCCGCGCCCTTTCTGCTCAAAGGCGCGGTGTTTACGTTACAGCTGAGCATCGGCGGTATGTTCTTTGGCCTGGTGCTGGGCTTTATCCTCGCACTGATGCGCATGTCGCCTCTGTGGCCGGTGAAATGGCTGGCGAGAATGTATATCTCCATCTTCCGCGGTACCCCGCTGATTGCCCAGCTGTTTATGATCTATTACGGTCTGCCGCAGTTTGGCATTGAGCTTGACCCCATTCCGGCGGCGATGATCGGCCTGTCGCTGAATACCGCAGCGTACGCTGCGGAAACGCTGCGTGCGGCGATTGCCTCGATTGACAAAGGGCAGTGGGAAGCGGCGGCCAGTATCGGTATGACGCCGTGGCAGACCCTGCGCCGGGCGATTTTGCCGCAGGCTGCGCGGGTGGCGCTGCCGCCGCTCTCCAATAGTTTTATCAGTCTGGTAAAAGATACCTCTCTGGCGGCCACCATTCAGGTTCCGGAGCTGTTCCGTCAGGCGCAGCTGATTACCTCGCGCACCCTGGAAGTGTTCACCATGTATCTGGCCGCATCGCTGATTTACTGGGTGATGGCGACGGTGCTGTCCTCGCTGCAAAACTATTTTGAAAACCAGCTGAATCGCCAGGAGCGTGATCCAAAATGA
- the tcyN gene encoding L-cystine ABC transporter ATP-binding protein TcyN → MSAIEVKNLVKKFHGQTVLHGIDLNVQAGEVVAIIGPSGSGKTTLLRSINLLEQPESGTIRVGDVTIDTARSFSQQKGLIRRLRQHVGFVFQNFNLFPHRTVLENIIEGPVIVKGEDKNESMVRARELLAKVGLSGKENSYPRRLSGGQQQRVAIARALAMRPDVILFDEPTSALDPELVGEVLNTIRQLAQEKRTMVIVTHEMSFARDVADRAIFMDQGRIVEQGEAKALFANPQQPRTRQFLEKFLMQ, encoded by the coding sequence ATGAGTGCCATTGAAGTCAAAAACCTGGTGAAAAAATTCCACGGCCAGACGGTACTGCACGGTATCGACCTCAATGTGCAGGCGGGGGAAGTGGTGGCGATCATCGGCCCCAGCGGGTCCGGTAAAACAACGCTGCTGCGCAGTATTAACCTGCTGGAACAGCCGGAAAGCGGAACCATCCGGGTGGGCGATGTGACCATTGATACCGCGCGCAGTTTCAGCCAGCAAAAAGGGTTGATTCGCCGCCTGCGTCAGCATGTGGGCTTCGTGTTCCAGAATTTCAACCTGTTCCCGCATCGCACGGTACTGGAAAACATCATTGAAGGGCCGGTTATCGTTAAGGGTGAGGATAAAAACGAATCCATGGTTCGCGCCCGGGAACTGTTGGCGAAAGTGGGGCTGAGCGGCAAAGAAAACAGCTATCCTCGTCGCCTGTCCGGTGGTCAGCAGCAGCGTGTGGCCATTGCGCGGGCGCTGGCGATGCGCCCGGATGTGATTCTGTTTGACGAGCCGACGTCGGCTCTCGATCCTGAGCTGGTTGGCGAGGTGCTGAACACCATTCGTCAGCTGGCGCAGGAGAAGCGCACGATGGTCATCGTGACTCATGAAATGAGCTTTGCCCGCGATGTTGCGGACCGCGCAATTTTTATGGACCAGGGGCGTATCGTCGAACAGGGTGAGGCGAAAGCGCTGTTTGCCAACCCGCAGCAGCCGCGCACCCGCCAGTTCCTTGAAAAATTTCTGATGCAGTAA
- a CDS encoding IS5 family transposase (programmed frameshift), with protein sequence MARYDLPDEAWDIIQPLLPAQPATPRAGRPWAEHRMIINGMFWVLCSGAPWRDLPERYGPWKTVYNRFNRWSKSGVINIIFNRLLSSLDAHGLVDWSATALDGSNIRALRCAAGAPKKHPDIAGDHGLGRSRGGFGTKIHMATDAGGLPLNIVLSPGQAHESQFALRLLDGIGVQRQNGSMKRRGYAVLADKAYSGHALRNELKRKGIKVVIPRKSNEKMAADGRSQLDRDAYRNRNVVERCFGCLKEYRRIATRYDKTARNYLAMVKLGCIRLFYKKLCN encoded by the exons ATGGCCCGCTACGACCTTCCCGATGAAGCATGGGATATCATCCAGCCTTTACTGCCCGCTCAACCTGCAACACCACGGGCCGGACGCCCATGGGCGGAGCATCGTATGATCATCAATGGCATGTTCTGGGTGTTGTGCTCTGGTGCCCCATGGCGTGATTTACCTGAACGATACGGCCCATGGAAAACCGTATATAACCGCTTTAACCGGTGGTCTAAGTCGGGTGTGATTAATATTATTTTCAACAGGTTGCTTTCTTCTCTTGATGCTCACGGCCTCGTTGACTGGTCAGCTACTGCGCTGGATGGCAGCAATATCCGGGCACTCAGGTGCGCCGCCGGCGCGC CAAAAAAACATCCCGATATCGCCGGAGATCATGGGCTGGGTCGCTCTCGCGGTGGTTTTGGCACCAAAATCCATATGGCGACGGATGCAGGCGGTCTCCCGTTAAATATCGTGCTGAGTCCCGGACAGGCTCACGAAAGCCAGTTCGCATTACGCCTTCTGGACGGAATTGGTGTTCAGCGCCAGAACGGCAGCATGAAACGTCGTGGTTATGCGGTGCTGGCTGACAAAGCCTACTCAGGACATGCGCTTCGCAATGAGCTGAAACGAAAAGGGATAAAAGTGGTTATCCCGCGGAAATCTAATGAAAAAATGGCAGCAGATGGTCGTTCACAGCTTGATCGTGATGCTTATCGTAATCGCAACGTTGTTGAGCGGTGTTTTGGCTGTCTGAAAGAATACCGTCGCATTGCCACGCGTTACGACAAAACGGCGAGGAATTATCTGGCGATGGTGAAACTGGGTTGCATTAGACTGTTTTACAAAAAATTATGCAATTAA
- a CDS encoding DUF2594 family protein, giving the protein MSTPDFSTAENNQELAQEVTCLKTLLTLMLQAMGQADAGRVIIKMEKQITQMEDEAQAAVFSSTVKQIKQAYRQ; this is encoded by the coding sequence ATGAGCACTCCAGATTTTTCCACTGCAGAAAATAATCAAGAACTGGCGCAGGAAGTGACCTGCCTGAAAACGCTGCTGACGCTGATGCTCCAGGCAATGGGCCAGGCGGATGCGGGTCGGGTGATTATTAAAATGGAAAAACAGATCACGCAGATGGAAGATGAGGCTCAGGCTGCCGTATTCTCCAGCACCGTTAAGCAAATTAAACAGGCTTACCGCCAGTAA
- a CDS encoding IS5-like element ISKpn26 family transposase, with protein sequence MSHQLTFADSEFSTKRRQTRKEIFLSRMEQILPWQNMTAVIEPFYPKAGNGRRPYPLETMLRIHCMQHWYNLSDGAMEDALYEIASMRLFARLSLDSALPDRTTIMNFRHLLEQHQLARQLFKTINRWLAEAGVMMTQGTLVDATIIEAPSSTKNKEQQRDPEMHQTKKGNQWHFGMKAHIGVDAKSGLTHSLVTTAANEHDLNQLGNLLHGEEQFVSADAGYQGAPQREELAEVDVDWLIAERPGRVKTLKQHPRKNKTAINIEYMKASIRAKVEHPFRIIKRQFGFVKARYRGLLKNDNQLAMLFTLANLFRVDQMIRQWERSQ encoded by the coding sequence ATGAGCCATCAACTCACCTTCGCCGATAGTGAATTCAGCACTAAGCGCCGTCAGACCCGAAAAGAGATTTTCCTCTCCCGCATGGAGCAGATTCTGCCATGGCAGAATATGACCGCTGTCATCGAGCCGTTTTATCCCAAGGCGGGCAATGGCCGACGGCCCTATCCGCTGGAGACCATGCTGCGTATTCACTGCATGCAGCATTGGTACAACCTGAGCGACGGTGCCATGGAAGATGCCCTGTACGAAATCGCCTCCATGCGCCTGTTTGCCCGATTATCCCTGGATAGCGCCCTGCCGGATCGCACCACCATCATGAATTTCCGCCACCTGCTCGAGCAGCATCAACTGGCCCGTCAATTGTTCAAGACCATCAATCGCTGGCTGGCCGAAGCAGGCGTCATGATGACCCAAGGCACTTTGGTGGATGCCACCATCATTGAGGCACCCAGCTCTACCAAGAACAAAGAGCAGCAACGCGATCCGGAGATGCATCAGACCAAGAAAGGCAATCAGTGGCACTTTGGCATGAAGGCCCACATTGGTGTCGATGCCAAGAGTGGCCTGACCCACAGCCTAGTCACCACCGCGGCCAACGAGCATGACCTCAATCAGCTGGGTAATCTGCTTCATGGAGAGGAGCAATTTGTCTCAGCCGATGCCGGCTACCAAGGAGCGCCACAGCGCGAGGAGCTGGCCGAGGTGGATGTGGACTGGCTGATCGCCGAGCGTCCCGGCAGGGTAAAAACCTTGAAGCAGCATCCGCGCAAGAACAAAACGGCCATCAACATCGAATACATGAAAGCCAGCATCCGTGCCAAGGTGGAGCACCCGTTTCGCATCATCAAGCGGCAGTTCGGCTTCGTGAAAGCCAGATACAGGGGGCTGCTGAAAAACGATAACCAACTGGCGATGTTATTCACCCTGGCCAACCTGTTTCGGGTGGACCAAATGATACGTCAGTGGGAGAGATCTCAGTAA
- the uvrY gene encoding UvrY/SirA/GacA family response regulator transcription factor produces MTCLFAPSLVRAGIRRILEDIKGIKVVGESCCGEDAVKWCRANSVDVVLMDMNMPGIGGLEATRKIARSIVDTKVIMLTVHTENPLPAKVMQAGAAGYLSKGAAPQEVVNAIRCVASGQRYIASDIAQQMALSQIEPEKTESPFASLSERELQIMLMITRGQKVNEISEQLNLSPKTVNSYRYRMFSKLNIHGDVELTHLAIRHGLCNAESLASQ; encoded by the coding sequence ATGACCTGCTTATTCGCACCTTCCCTAGTGCGCGCAGGGATACGACGCATTCTGGAAGATATAAAAGGGATTAAAGTTGTCGGTGAGTCCTGCTGCGGCGAGGATGCCGTGAAATGGTGTCGCGCCAATTCCGTTGATGTTGTTCTGATGGACATGAACATGCCGGGGATTGGCGGTCTGGAAGCCACGCGCAAGATTGCGCGTTCCATTGTCGACACCAAAGTGATTATGCTCACCGTGCATACTGAAAACCCGCTGCCGGCAAAAGTGATGCAGGCTGGCGCCGCAGGCTATCTGAGTAAAGGTGCTGCGCCGCAGGAAGTGGTGAATGCCATTCGCTGCGTGGCGTCCGGCCAACGCTATATTGCTTCCGATATCGCCCAGCAAATGGCGCTTAGTCAGATTGAACCGGAAAAGACCGAATCGCCTTTTGCCAGTTTGTCTGAACGCGAATTGCAGATTATGCTGATGATCACCAGGGGTCAGAAGGTGAATGAGATCTCAGAGCAGTTAAACCTGAGCCCCAAAACCGTGAACAGCTATCGCTACCGGATGTTCAGTAAATTAAACATCCACGGTGACGTCGAGTTGACCCACCTGGCCATTCGTCATGGTCTGTGCAATGCGGAGTCGTTAGCAAGTCAGTGA
- the uvrC gene encoding excinuclease ABC subunit UvrC: MSDVFDAKAFLKTVTSQPGVYRMYDAGGTVIYVGKAKDLKKRLSSYFRSNLASRKTEALVALIAQIDVTVTHTETEALLLEHNYIKLYQPRYNVLLRDDKSYPFIFLSGDTHPRLAMHRGAKHARGEYFGPFPNGYAVRETLALLQKIFPVRQCENSVYRNRSRPCLQYQIGRCLGPCVSGLVSEEEYAQQVEYVRLFLAGKDDQVLTQLIARMEKASQALEFEEAARIRDQIQAVRRVTEKQFVSNTGDDLDVIGVAFDAGMACVHVLFIRQGKVLGSRSYFPKVPGGTELGEVVETFVGQFYLQGSQMRTLPGEILLDFNLGDKTLLADSLSELAGRRVNVQTKPRGDRARYLKLARTNAATALTTRLSQQSTIQQRLQALASVLKLPTVKRMECFDISHTMGEQTVASCVVFDSNGPLRAEYRRYNITGITPGDDYAAMNQVLRRRYGKAIEENKIPDVILIDGGKGQLGQAKSVFAGLDVPWDKQHPLLLGVAKGSDRKAGLETLFFEPEGEGFNLPPDSPALHVIQHIRDESHDHAIAGHRKKRAKVKSTSSLETIEGVGPKRRQMLLKYMGGLQGLQQASVEEIAKVPGISHGLAEKIFYSLKH; the protein is encoded by the coding sequence GTGAGTGATGTTTTTGACGCAAAAGCTTTCCTGAAAACGGTAACCAGCCAGCCGGGCGTCTATCGCATGTATGATGCTGGCGGTACCGTCATCTACGTTGGCAAAGCAAAAGATCTGAAAAAAAGGCTGAGCAGCTATTTTCGGAGCAACCTGGCTTCGCGTAAAACCGAAGCGCTGGTGGCACTGATTGCGCAAATCGATGTGACCGTAACCCATACGGAAACGGAAGCGCTGCTGCTGGAGCACAACTACATCAAGCTGTATCAGCCGCGTTATAACGTGCTGCTGCGCGATGACAAATCCTATCCCTTTATTTTCCTTAGCGGCGATACCCACCCGCGTCTGGCCATGCACCGCGGTGCGAAACACGCCAGGGGCGAGTATTTCGGTCCTTTCCCGAATGGTTATGCGGTTCGCGAGACGCTTGCGCTGCTGCAAAAAATTTTCCCTGTGCGCCAGTGCGAGAATAGCGTGTACCGTAACCGGTCGCGTCCGTGCCTGCAGTATCAGATTGGTCGCTGCCTGGGGCCCTGTGTGTCAGGGCTGGTGAGCGAAGAGGAGTACGCGCAGCAGGTGGAATATGTGCGGCTGTTCCTCGCGGGCAAAGATGATCAGGTGCTGACGCAGCTTATTGCCCGGATGGAGAAAGCCAGCCAGGCGCTGGAGTTTGAAGAGGCCGCGCGCATTCGCGATCAGATTCAGGCCGTACGCCGGGTGACCGAGAAACAGTTCGTCTCGAATACCGGCGATGACCTCGACGTTATCGGCGTCGCCTTTGATGCAGGCATGGCCTGCGTCCACGTGCTGTTTATCCGTCAGGGGAAAGTCCTCGGCAGCCGCAGCTATTTCCCGAAAGTGCCCGGCGGTACGGAACTCGGCGAAGTGGTGGAAACGTTTGTCGGCCAGTTCTACCTGCAGGGCAGCCAGATGCGTACCCTGCCGGGAGAGATTCTGCTCGATTTTAATCTTGGCGATAAAACCTTGCTGGCGGATTCGCTCTCCGAACTGGCGGGGCGTCGGGTGAACGTCCAGACGAAACCGCGCGGCGACCGCGCTCGCTATCTGAAGCTGGCGCGAACCAATGCGGCAACGGCGCTGACGACCCGGCTTTCCCAGCAGTCGACTATCCAGCAACGTCTACAGGCCCTGGCTAGCGTACTTAAACTGCCGACCGTTAAACGCATGGAATGCTTTGATATCAGCCATACGATGGGTGAACAAACGGTGGCTTCCTGTGTGGTGTTCGACAGTAACGGGCCGCTGCGCGCCGAGTATCGACGCTATAATATTACCGGCATTACGCCGGGCGATGATTATGCGGCGATGAATCAGGTTCTGCGCCGCCGCTACGGTAAGGCGATAGAAGAGAACAAGATTCCTGACGTTATCCTGATAGACGGCGGTAAAGGCCAGCTTGGACAGGCGAAAAGCGTTTTTGCCGGGCTGGATGTGCCATGGGATAAACAGCATCCTCTCTTATTGGGGGTGGCAAAAGGTAGCGATCGTAAAGCCGGGCTGGAAACGTTATTCTTCGAACCAGAAGGCGAGGGGTTTAACCTGCCGCCTGATTCGCCTGCGCTGCACGTTATTCAACATATTCGCGATGAATCCCACGATCATGCCATTGCCGGGCATCGTAAAAAACGGGCAAAAGTGAAAAGCACCAGTTCACTGGAGACTATCGAAGGGGTAGGGCCGAAACGCCGCCAGATGCTGCTGAAGTATATGGGCGGACTGCAAGGGTTACAGCAGGCCAGCGTCGAGGAGATAGCCAAAGTACCGGGGATATCTCACGGTCTGGCAGAAAAGATCTTCTACTCGTTGAAACATTAG
- the pgsA gene encoding CDP-diacylglycerol--glycerol-3-phosphate 3-phosphatidyltransferase has product MQFNIPTLLTLFRVILIPFFVLAFYLPFVWAPFACALIFFIAAVTDWFDGYLARRWNQSTRFGAFLDPVADKVMVAIAMVLVVEHYHTWWVTLPAATMIAREIIISALREWMAELGKRSSVAVSWIGKVKTTAQMTALVWMLWRPNAWVEWAGIALFLVAAVLTLWSMLQYLNAARGDLLEQ; this is encoded by the coding sequence ATGCAATTTAATATCCCTACATTGCTTACTCTGTTTCGCGTCATCCTGATACCGTTCTTTGTGCTGGCGTTTTATCTGCCTTTCGTCTGGGCGCCTTTTGCCTGCGCCCTGATCTTTTTTATCGCTGCCGTTACCGACTGGTTTGATGGTTATCTGGCCCGCCGCTGGAATCAGAGCACGCGTTTCGGCGCCTTCCTTGACCCGGTTGCCGATAAAGTGATGGTGGCGATTGCGATGGTGCTGGTGGTTGAGCACTATCACACCTGGTGGGTAACCCTGCCGGCGGCGACCATGATCGCTCGTGAAATTATTATTTCTGCGCTGCGTGAGTGGATGGCCGAACTGGGTAAACGCAGCAGCGTGGCGGTATCCTGGATCGGGAAAGTCAAAACGACCGCGCAGATGACGGCGCTGGTGTGGATGTTGTGGCGGCCAAACGCGTGGGTCGAGTGGGCCGGAATCGCCCTGTTCCTCGTGGCGGCGGTGCTGACGCTGTGGTCTATGCTGCAGTATTTGAACGCCGCGCGCGGAGATTTGCTTGAACAGTGA
- a CDS encoding metallophosphoesterase produces MSRPLKLISSTPLFLEKGIHMLHSGLPEKRRIFIGDIHGQYRKLCALLEHLDTLYQRDDRILIFVGDLIDNQPGAQINHLAVLERVRAEVASGHAICLMGNHEFNAVGWAMRHPLSAQPLRPHSQNNRRQHQAFLADVVEDTPSHNFWIDWFKTLPLFVDYGDIRAVHACWEEQTMTRLRPWLDEQNRLKPESWVDAFNKQHPLFRMIETVLKGPELSLPAGFSFVDKTGVERRHIRVRWWRDDAKTYRQIAQVQPEMVSRIPDIPLSRTLLDRTDVPVVIGHYTLSGEPHTLSDRVVCVDYNAAKADNPLCAWIQEPGRLPAVAGSFVREPAFRRCAG; encoded by the coding sequence GTGAGCCGTCCGCTTAAGCTGATATCATCAACGCCTCTGTTCCTCGAAAAAGGTATTCATATGCTGCATTCTGGCCTGCCGGAGAAGCGCAGAATCTTCATCGGCGATATCCACGGTCAGTACCGCAAGCTCTGCGCACTGCTGGAACACCTTGATACTCTGTACCAACGGGATGATCGTATACTGATCTTTGTCGGCGATCTGATTGATAATCAGCCTGGGGCGCAGATCAACCACCTGGCGGTGCTGGAGCGGGTGAGGGCGGAAGTGGCGTCGGGGCATGCGATATGTCTGATGGGCAATCATGAATTTAACGCCGTTGGCTGGGCAATGCGCCATCCGCTTAGCGCTCAGCCGCTGCGACCGCATTCGCAGAATAATCGCCGTCAGCATCAGGCGTTTCTGGCCGATGTCGTCGAAGACACGCCTTCGCATAATTTCTGGATCGACTGGTTTAAAACGCTGCCGCTGTTTGTTGATTATGGCGATATTCGGGCGGTACATGCCTGTTGGGAAGAGCAGACCATGACCCGCCTGCGGCCGTGGCTGGATGAACAGAATCGATTGAAACCCGAAAGCTGGGTCGATGCTTTTAATAAACAGCATCCGCTGTTCCGGATGATCGAGACCGTGCTTAAAGGACCGGAGCTGTCATTACCTGCGGGTTTTAGTTTCGTCGATAAGACGGGCGTTGAGCGCCGCCATATTCGTGTACGCTGGTGGCGGGATGATGCAAAAACCTATCGTCAGATAGCCCAGGTTCAGCCGGAAATGGTTAGCCGGATTCCGGATATACCCCTTTCACGGACCCTTCTCGACAGAACAGATGTTCCGGTGGTGATCGGTCACTACACCTTATCCGGCGAACCTCACACCTTGAGCGATCGTGTTGTCTGCGTCGATTACAACGCGGCAAAAGCCGATAACCCGCTTTGCGCCTGGATTCAGGAACCGGGCCGGCTACCCGCGGTGGCTGGGTCGTTTGTCCGCGAGCCCGCCTTCCGCCGCTGTGCTGGCTAG
- a CDS encoding DUF805 domain-containing protein produces MATLLESYGDCLRKYATFRGRSARKEYVVFTVANFVLSAVLGLIPIVGGLFSLIIIIPGIAVAVRRLHDLNKSGWWLLSPYALLLVGLIGIIATVESGEAAVWVWIAAAGGIAALALSVWLLFARGTDGANRYGDIQQESEYSSLAARQSAPLSSADDVRERLAQAKKMFADGTITESEYETMRASIIKDI; encoded by the coding sequence ATGGCTACATTGCTTGAAAGCTACGGTGATTGCTTGCGCAAATACGCCACCTTTCGCGGGCGTTCGGCGCGCAAGGAGTATGTGGTTTTTACCGTCGCCAACTTTGTGCTTTCGGCCGTACTGGGATTGATTCCGATCGTGGGTGGCCTGTTTAGTCTGATAATCATTATCCCCGGTATCGCGGTTGCGGTGCGTCGTCTGCACGATTTGAACAAATCAGGCTGGTGGCTGCTGTCACCGTATGCTCTTCTGCTGGTTGGCTTGATCGGTATTATCGCCACCGTTGAAAGCGGCGAGGCGGCTGTCTGGGTATGGATAGCGGCGGCGGGAGGCATAGCGGCGCTGGCGCTGTCTGTCTGGCTACTGTTTGCCCGCGGCACCGACGGAGCGAATCGCTATGGCGACATCCAGCAAGAGAGCGAATACAGCTCGCTCGCTGCCCGGCAGAGCGCGCCGCTCTCTTCCGCCGATGATGTCCGGGAACGCCTCGCGCAGGCGAAAAAAATGTTTGCTGACGGAACCATCACCGAGAGCGAATACGAAACGATGCGCGCCAGCATCATTAAAGACATTTAA
- a CDS encoding YecA/YgfB family protein yields the protein MKTGPLNESELEWLDDILSKYAAEGAILDVSELDGLLTAILSGPKEIEPAQWLLAIWGGADNVPRWANDRERDHFVNLTLQHMSDVAERLDEYPDQFEPLFGTREEEGQELTIVEEWCFGYMRGVTLGNWPALPEEPQTALDSIALHGTEAQFTAVEALSVDEFIASVDRIRPAALSLYQYWTEHAEPDVVPQPIRNEVKVGRNDPCPCGSGKKYKQCCLAK from the coding sequence ATGAAAACCGGACCCCTGAACGAAAGCGAACTTGAATGGCTGGACGATATCCTGTCGAAATATGCCGCCGAGGGCGCCATCCTTGATGTCTCAGAGCTTGACGGCCTGCTGACGGCCATCCTCTCCGGTCCGAAAGAGATTGAACCGGCTCAATGGCTGCTGGCCATCTGGGGCGGAGCGGACAATGTGCCGCGCTGGGCGAATGACCGCGAGCGTGACCACTTCGTTAACCTGACTCTGCAGCACATGAGCGATGTTGCCGAGCGTCTGGACGAATATCCCGATCAGTTTGAACCGCTGTTTGGAACCCGCGAAGAGGAAGGTCAGGAGCTGACGATTGTTGAGGAGTGGTGCTTCGGCTACATGCGCGGCGTCACTCTCGGGAACTGGCCTGCACTGCCGGAAGAGCCGCAGACGGCGCTGGACAGCATTGCTTTACACGGCACGGAAGCGCAGTTCACGGCGGTTGAGGCGCTCTCTGTCGATGAGTTTATCGCCAGCGTGGACCGTATCCGCCCGGCAGCGCTCTCGTTGTACCAATACTGGACCGAGCATGCTGAGCCGGACGTCGTGCCGCAACCGATCCGCAATGAAGTCAAGGTCGGGCGTAACGATCCCTGTCCCTGTGGCAGCGGTAAAAAATATAAGCAGTGTTGCTTAGCGAAATAA
- the tyrP gene encoding tyrosine transporter TyrP, with protein sequence MKNRTLGSILIVAGTTIGAGMLAMPLASAGVGFGVTFCLLIALWAMMCYTALLLLEVYQHVPADMGLGSLAARYLGRYGQWLTGICMLFLMYALTAAYISGAGELLASSLNQWLDWSLPPAGGVLLFTAVGGAVVCLGTSLVDLFNRFLFSAKIIFLAIMLALLLPHIHRINLLTLPLQQGLALSAIPVIFTSFGFHGSVPSIVSYLNGDIRKLRRVFIIGSFIPLVAYIFWQLATLGSIDSPAFTALLAQNAGLNGLLDALREVVASPHVELAVHLFADLALATSFLGVALGLFDYLADLFQRKNSPVGRLQSGAITFLPPLAFALFYPRGFVMALGYAGVALAVLALILPSLLAMRSRKQHPDAPWRLAGGTPALWLVLLCGITIVAIQFCIVAGLLPAVG encoded by the coding sequence GTGAAGAACCGCACTCTGGGTAGTATTTTAATCGTGGCCGGAACCACAATCGGCGCAGGGATGTTGGCAATGCCGCTGGCTTCTGCGGGCGTGGGTTTCGGCGTCACCTTCTGCTTACTGATCGCGCTGTGGGCGATGATGTGCTACACCGCATTATTACTGCTGGAGGTCTATCAGCACGTCCCTGCCGATATGGGACTCGGTTCGCTGGCGGCACGTTATCTCGGGCGTTACGGGCAATGGCTGACCGGTATCTGCATGTTATTTCTGATGTATGCGCTGACCGCTGCCTACATCAGCGGCGCGGGCGAATTGCTGGCCTCCAGCCTTAACCAGTGGCTGGACTGGTCGCTGCCTCCTGCGGGCGGCGTGCTGCTGTTTACCGCCGTCGGCGGCGCGGTAGTCTGCCTCGGCACATCGCTGGTCGATCTGTTTAACCGTTTCCTGTTTAGCGCCAAGATCATTTTTCTCGCCATTATGCTGGCACTGTTGTTGCCGCATATTCACCGGATCAACCTGCTGACGCTCCCGCTCCAGCAAGGTCTGGCGCTGTCGGCAATCCCGGTGATTTTTACCTCTTTCGGTTTTCACGGCAGCGTGCCGAGCATCGTCAGCTATCTCAACGGCGATATTCGCAAGCTGCGTCGGGTCTTTATCATCGGCAGCTTTATCCCGCTGGTGGCCTATATTTTCTGGCAGCTGGCGACGCTCGGCAGTATTGACTCACCCGCCTTCACCGCGCTGCTGGCGCAAAATGCCGGGCTGAACGGACTGCTGGACGCGCTGCGCGAAGTCGTGGCGTCGCCGCACGTTGAACTGGCGGTGCATCTCTTCGCCGACCTCGCGCTGGCCACCTCGTTCCTCGGCGTAGCGCTTGGGCTGTTTGATTATCTGGCAGACCTGTTTCAGCGCAAAAACAGCCCCGTCGGTCGTCTGCAAAGCGGAGCAATCACTTTCCTCCCGCCGCTGGCGTTTGCCCTGTTTTATCCGCGCGGTTTCGTGATGGCGCTGGGCTATGCCGGCGTCGCGCTGGCGGTGCTGGCGCTCATCCTGCCCTCGCTGCTGGCGATGCGGAGTCGAAAACAGCACCCTGACGCTCCCTGGCGGCTCGCAGGGGGAACACCGGCGCTGTGGCTGGTTCTGCTGTGCGGTATCACGATTGTCGCTATTCAGTTTTGCATCGTCGCGGGTCTGTTGCCGGCGGTAGGATAA
- a CDS encoding YecH family metal-binding protein: MQSIHGHEVLQMMLASGEPYSTASLEAAIVARFGADARFHTCSAENLSAAELVAFLQKKGKFVAVEAGFNTRESKICRH; encoded by the coding sequence ATGCAATCGATTCATGGTCATGAAGTGCTGCAGATGATGCTCGCCTCGGGCGAACCTTACTCGACGGCCAGCCTTGAGGCGGCAATCGTCGCGCGCTTCGGCGCAGATGCCCGTTTTCACACCTGCTCGGCAGAAAATTTAAGCGCGGCGGAGCTGGTGGCGTTTCTACAGAAAAAGGGGAAGTTTGTTGCCGTAGAGGCGGGGTTTAATACGCGTGAGAGTAAAATTTGTCGGCATTAA